Genomic segment of Euleptes europaea isolate rEulEur1 chromosome 6, rEulEur1.hap1, whole genome shotgun sequence:
TAAGCACAATTTATGCCTGTCGTGGGATAAGTGTGCATGCTAACTTtttttctgccatcaagtcacagccaatttgtagcaaccctgtagggttttcaaggcaagagatgatcagaggtggtacAAAATGTACATCTAATATATACCCTTGTACACAAACACCAATATACAAAGGCCTGTTTATGTTACTAACAATGTAATTGTTTTAAATGCAAAAACATTTTAAGTGccaaagactcaaactggcttacgatcaccttcccttcccctccctacaacagacaccctgtgaggtaggtggggctgagacagctgtgactagcccaaggccacccagcggcttcatatgtaggagtggggacgccagcctggttcaccagattagcgtccaccgctcatgtggtggagtggggaatcaaacccggttctccagattagtccaccactccaaaccaccgctcttaaccactacaccacgttggctcttaaccacgacacatATTCAATCAGAAACCTACGCCACTCTTTAACCAGTACACATGCTCAATCAGAAACCTCACACTGCATTGCATCTGCAAGTTTTGAGTAATTGGGGATATAATTGCTGACAGCCAGTCTCAAACATGATTCCAGGTGTTCGTTTGTTAGACTGGAGTGGTACTTTGACTTGATGGTGTTCATCGTAGAAAATGCAAACTCGCAAAGGTGAGTAGAACCAAAAAAAGACGTGATGTACAATGCTACTTTTCTGAGTCCTGGGTACTTTGCCTCATCCAGTAAGTTGAAGAAGTTGGGATCAGAACTTCTAGACTTTAACTGCAAATCGCACTGAAGCAGCAGAATCTCATTTTCAATACTGCAGTAGTCCACGGGAAATAAAGATTTGATTTTTGACGCAATATCTTCCACATCGATATTTTCAAAGGGGGCCCACAGAAACATAACCACTGGTTCCAGCCTTGTAACATCCTGAAAACACCTCTGAAAATCGGCAGCCAGGCTTTCCAGCTGTTCGATGTATCTTACcttgtgcagatttttaatttttgtctCTTCTGACACTGCAAGGGTGAGATTCGGAAAGTTCTTGAGGTCTTTCCTCTGGAGTTGGGAACACAGCAAGTTCAGCTTCTTTTTGAAGAAGCTAACGGAACTAATCATTTCTACAACCCCTTTGCCCATCCCTTGCAGCTGCGAGTTAAGCTCGTTCAGGTGTGTGGCAACGTCTATGAGAAAAGCCAAGTCTAGAAGCCACTCATTATTCTCAAGCTGAGGATACCAGTCACCTCGAGAGGAAAGGAACTCCTTGATCTCCGGCAACAAGTCCCTGAACCTTTGTAAAAATCTTACACGGCTTAGCCACCTTACATCACCATGGAGCAGAAGTTCTCCTTGTAGCGGGCTTTCTTCCTTCAGTTGCCTCCGCAGGCTTTTTGTTCCGGTGGAATTCCTTATTTTCATGGTGATGTCCATCACGTCTTTCATGTGCAGCATTTTATCACACAAGGCCAGCTGATGGACGATGCAGTGGTAAGAGAGAAAGGTAGGGAAGCTATTGTCGGCTCTGCAGAGAGGTAGAAACTTGCTTTTCGGCCCAGACATTAAGGCAGCGCTGCCTGCcgtgacagagaccagtttatCGATAGGCAACTTGCTCGCTTGTATAAATCCCTTAAAAGCCGTATAAATATCCGCCCCACAAGCCTTCCCTTTCAAGGGAATGATTTTTAACAGATCCTCTTTTACTCGGAAATCATTAAGAGCTAAGCGGATGAAAACACACAGCTGAGGGGTGTCCGTCACGTCTGTGGATTCATCCAACTGCAGAGAGAAGCAGGCACACTCCTTGATGTCCTTCTGCAGCTGCTCAGCCAGATTAGAGCTCATGGCTTCCATGTGGCACATCACCGCTCTCCGGGACAACTGAAGGTCGTTGATGGAAGCGAGAAATTCAGCTTTGTATTTAGACTTCTCGAACAATGAATCGGCCGCCTCGAGGAACGCCTGCTTAATCATTTCTCCGTCCTCAAACGGTTTTTTATGTTGAGCGAGTAGATAGCTTACCCGGAACGAAGCCACTGTGGCTGCCTTGGACTTTGAGCAATCGGAATTCCCCGGACCCGCGGCTGTTACTAGGCGAGCCTTCAGCTCCCTGACTTTGGCTTTTCGCAGTTGACTGTTCTCCGAGTAGCGTTCGATAAAGAGTTTGTGGTTTGTCCTGAAATGCCGGTCGAGGTTCCATTTCCTTGGCTCAGCTGCTCTAAAATGGCAAATCAAGCACACACACTTGGATTTTACAAAAGTAAACAAAAACTGTTCCTCCCATTCATCATGAAAGTGGTAAGTTTTTGGTTTCTTCGCTGGTCTTGGACGTGAACTCATGCTGTCACTCAGCTCGGGAGATCCAGAAGAAAACCTTTCTTTGCTTCTCACCACTGTCGGACTGCCCACAGCGGATCTACAACCTGAACAACAATAAGATTATTTTACAGTCTTTGTAATGAAGACGAGCAAAGTTACCAGCCTACTTATGGACAGAAGGGAGTTTGAAACTGGAACCCAGATGTGGCCAGTTAAATCTCTGCACATCcatttatttcttcacacatcttTCTCTCACATGCACACTTTGCATTACTCTGTTGCGGCCAAAACAAAACTGGGGGCGGAGTTAGATGGGCAGCATCGTGTACAATGTTATTTTAGTCTCtcggaggggaagggctgtggctcagtggtagagcatctgcttggcatgcagaaggtcccaggttcaattctcggcatctccagttaaaggaactagggaagtaggtgatgtgaacctTTCtccacctgagtccctggagagccgctgcccgtctgagtagacaaaactttgatggaccaagggtctgtttcagtataaggcagcttcatgtgtactctaGCCACAACTTTAATGACATGTTTGGAAATTATTGCCTCCAGGATACAAAACTAAtgctgaacagcagcagcagcggctcttcaTTCAGGGTGCTCAGTGTCAAGGTAGTGTGCTCCCACAATTCCTTGGTTCACAATTTCTCTGGTTCAGGCCTTTTGGCCTGCTATATTCTGATACTAAAACTCTGGCAGGCTGGAATGCAAACTGACCAGCTTGCAAATTTACCAGCATGAGAATGGTTTCACTTTTGAAGGACTCATCTGTGTAGGGGAAATAGATAACACCAAGCTGTGAGGAATTTACAGCTTTccttcctccctaaattgaaggccATTAGTCTCCAAGGTAACTAAACTGTCATGCTATGGCTTATCTCTTGCTGAGTAAGCcaaggtgcaggtagttctgcaggcttgaAGCATCTGGGACATATTCTGATGCAATTGAGGGTCAAATGATTTGACACGTCAATCAATTACTGGTTTATGGACTTCTGCGCAGTCTCATTGGCTTATGTGGGCCCACGCCATTGAGATTGTGACGATAAAAGTACACCAGCATCATAGCCAAGTTATGATTGCTTGGGGAATGGCTGGTCCAGGCCCCTTGCTTCATCACAAACCTTTTTTGATTTACCCTTTTCTAGGGGGAGACTATCAGACTGAATTTTGGAACTCTGCATGCTGAAAtgagatgctgagaactttgtggAATGGGTAACATTTCTTGGGAATCTTGTTTGAAGCCTTGCCAAACCTTTGAACCTAAATGTGTAGTTAGAAGTACTAAgctttattgttttcttgctaaCTGCTTCACGAACCTTTGTCTTCTGTAACGAGCCCAAACCTTTGGAATAAAAAGTTAACCTATATTTTGGTCGTGTCTTTTGACTTGGGGGGTTCCAAGCCTAAATCTGAGTGCCTTAGTGCGTTTGACCACCTACTCAAACCTAAACCCTTTGCTGGCATAACTCTCCCGTCGGGCCTCCTACTCTGCAGGGAGAGCGTTACACTTTGATTTGGTAATTAGCAGGCAGAGGttgcccttatcctctgcctaGGGCTAAAATGTTTGCataggggctggtggcagcttacccaTTGAGTTGAGGAGGAGTTCTGGGCTCGGTGTTTTGGTTTGGAAGTAAGTTTGGCTCATCCCTAAAAGAGGTCCTGCCCAGCGGAGATTGGGCGGCGTTCCTCTACGCTCAGTGCAGAGAACAAATTGGCCCTCTCTTCCCTGACCCCACCCCTCTTAGCCTGCAGTAACTGCAGGATTACACTTCAGGAAACAGCAATTACCAGCCAATACCAGAAAATGCCCTTCcgactagaacaggggtggggaacctttttcctgtcaagggccatttgctcatttataacatcattcagggggccataaccaggtgtagatctcccggtgcggGATGAAATCTCTGGGCAGCAACTGGACCAGCAAGGCAGTCTTGTTGTACAGCTCTTCCTGGACAAAGACAGCATCCCTCAGCTGCTTGGGGCTTCCCAAGTAGGGAAGCCGCTCCACCAGGAGGGTGTTGACAGCACAGGTCCCAACAGCTTcctctcctagtgctccgtgaagagattggaaagaaaaatactactgtcatttggtttagtatataggtgctgacctggatggcccaggctagccagatctcgtcagatctcagaagctaagcagggtcagccctggttagtatttggatgggagaccaccaaggaataccagggttgctgtgcagaggaaggcactggcaaaccacctctgttggtctcttgccatgaaaaccccataaggggtcgccataagtcagctgcgacttgatggcactttacacagacaggtgaaaattagtgcttctctcctgaaaagtgctccatgactaaaAAAGTCtggaaaccactgctctaggggctgatcctgcgttgagtggggttgggggttgactagatggcctgtgaggccccttccagctctatgattaggggaggggctgtggctccgtggcagagcctctgcttggcatgcagaaggtcccaggttcaatccccggcatctctacttaaagggaccaggcaagtaggtgatgtgcgagacctctgcctgagaccctggtcagccgctgctgctctgaatagacttggatggatcaagggtctgattcagtagaaggcagcttcgggtATGATTCCAGGTGGGTTAGGCGGAGTGAGATGAGACTTGCCCATGTCACCCAAGCAAGCTTCCCAGAAAAAAGGGGTCTTGGACCACTGCCTCTCCGGTCCCAGCTCACCACTCCAACCACGACGCCATATTACACGGGGCTGTCatccttccccgccgcctctcTGTCCAGCCCGGGCTTGTTCCACGGCGACAGGCGGAGCGCGGGAAAAGAAAGCCCCGTCCGGGCCCACGCATGCGCGCTCGCTCAGAACGAGGAGGCGACCTCCGCACGGACAACCCGAGGGAGCGACTGGGAAAGCGAAGGGCGCTCGGGTGGCAGAGGCAGGCGGAAGCTCCAGAGCGAGTGACGTTCCGCGCCCCCTCCAACCAATAGGACTCCAACGCATCACGCGGTTACCCCGCCTAATCCGATGACGTCACACAGCCTTTAAATGCTGTGGCGCCGGCCCCGCCTACTTCGCTCTTTTATTGACCCTCCCCTTCGGCTTCCCAGTTTCACGTTTGGGTCAGGCGCGCCGGTGACGTAAAAAGAggcggttttattttatttttttataaattttttattgctttttttttataataaatccaaaaaaaaaaagtatacatataAAAGAAAAATTGCAGGCGGTTTTAAACGACGGCGGGCCATGAGTCTGGTTAGCTCAGTTAGTTGCATCGCGCGGTTACGCCTTCCCCCGCACCTAGTCCGATGACGTCACCCAACCAGCCGTTAAATCCCGTGACGCCAAGCCGGCCTCGCCCATTCGCTCCTTCATTGACCCGCCCCTCCGGCTTCCCCGTTTGGCAGGCATGCCGATGACGTTAAGGGTGGGCGGTCTTAAACGACGGCGGGCCGTGAGCGGCTGTCTCAGTTAGTTGCGTCGCGCGGTTACGCCCTCCTCCCCGCCCAGTCCGATGACGTCGCCCAAACCAGCCTTTAAGTCCCATTCGCTTCTTCATTGACCCGCCCCTCCGGCTTCCCACTTCCCCGTTTGGCAGGCGCGCCGATGACGTAAGGGGGCGGGGTATCGGAGGAGGGCGGCGCGTGGCGGTCTGTTATCTGAAGGCGCTGAGTTTTTCCCGCGCGGGCGGCCGCGCGCTATAACCGTTGGACCCGGTGGCCGTTGGCGGCGAGGGGGTGGCGAAAGGGATGCCGAAGCGCCCCTGCCCGTTCGGGGACTCGGCCCCCCTGCAGCTGAAAACCCGAGTGAGGATGCGGGAGTTGAGCCAGGGCGTCATGGGCGAGAGGTACCGGCGGGAAATTTTCGGtgaggaaacggggggggggaggagtggaaGAGACGGAGGCGGGGGGGGCAAGTCTTGTTCTCGCGAGAGCTGGtgagagggaaaaaaaaactttggtcAAGAGCCCCCCCCAACTGTTGACAGCTAGTCTAGTTCTCGCGAGAACTGCGCTCCATTTCCTTGAGGGGGGTGTTAAGCTAGGGGAAAAAACCCCCTCCCCTAGTCTTGCCAGGATGTGATCCTGCCTCAATGCTCTACTTCTTTCCCCACCGCCCTTTCTCAGAATTGCAAAAGCTGGCTGGTCGTCAgcttttataacttttaaaaatagatttctgTTTTCAGTTCCACATAGTACAAACAAAAACAGACATGACAAAATAATACACattactttgttttgttttacaaatttAACAAGCAGTCACTAAAACGAACAAACAAACGACATATCTCACAGACAGAACACCAAAACAATTCTAACATTATGGCATACCAAAATCTACTTTACTAATAGGAGCATATTTTCTTAATTATTCTGTGTGTAAAATTATGACCCAATCTACAATCACATCATATCTAtacttttgtttttactttaccGCTTATAACCTATCTATCTACCGCTTTTGTCTCCTATCATCTATATTCCAGTAGTTTATAGAGAGCTTAATATTATAGTCTTTATCTAGGCAAAAGAGCTTTAAACCACAAATCCCAAcactatttattatttttcaacgTTTTCTAGTTATATAATCTTTACAAAGCATATGCAAAATACAGTTCCCATTTTTGCCATCAGCTGTTTTTAGTGCTCCCATGAAATGCCAAAAGTAGGCTGAGGCATAGGCCCCAACTCTCCCTGGGTCCTTATTTCGTTTCTCTTTTTGTCTCTGGGGGATGCTTTAAAATGTTGTTAGTATATGAACTGCttgtatgtatgagtgtgaatGTTATacaaagaagaaagttggttcatttgaaatatggtgtcCCCAGCgtccttattttgttgctcgttttttggaggctgcagagatgagatgaagggaggtgtttttagagatgggtgttatttaagttttatggttttactgttcaggaccttggtctaagaacaggagggagggaggaaggaaagatggtgttgaaggagagttgtACAGATACCATGAACCGCcaaaaagtgggttctagatcaaatcaagctgaactctccctagaagttaaaatgaccaaTATGTCAGCCCCCACACAAAAGCATCATGCAGTGTCATTTCCATTCTGCATATACTGAAGTGTATTTTGAAATAGTGGCAAAGATCTTTGTAGGCTTCTTGCAGGATAAATCAGTGCAGCCAGGCGGGGAAGAGTTCTTAACAGTCTGTAGTAAGGAAAGGGGAAGTGATAGTTGGTGTGGGGCTTAGGTACATCACAAGCaagtctcttttttatttttaaatttttagagGGTGTGTTTGAGGAAGAAGTTAGAGGCCCTTTTTAGCACAGGggcaattaaaaatatattttattttgtgatttatagccctccctccccggccgaagccagctcagggcgggtaacatcatataaaagcattaatacatcagtaataaaaatctaaatttaaaacaataacatcccaattaaaacttaaaatacaaaattacagaTGGCGCCTAACCACAACTCGTATTGCTGTATGTTTGCATCAGGTTACCATTCCGTTGCCATTATTAATATAACAGGAGGGGGATAATAATTTTGTTGAATGGCAAGGGAGTGCATAGTTAGCAGCTGGCCAAGGAAGTGTGTCAGTGGGGTGTACTGGCATCGCGCTGTCTTAGCCGGGTTCtgaaccactgaacatgttccaTGTGTGTGGAAGAAAATGTACCTGTGAAGCATCATTAGTGTCACAGCTGTGGACTGTCACTGAAAGCtaccgtggtgcagtggttagagtgttggtctgagctctggaagactcaggtttgaatccctgctctgccatggaatctgactgggtaaccttgggtcagtgaaacattctcagcctagcctacttcacagggttgttgtgagaataaaatgagaagGGGGAAgtgttctaagccactttgggtgctcattggggagaaaagtggggcataaaggaagtaaataaataagctggaatgtgtgtgtgtgctgtcaagtcacagctgacttatagcgaccccgcagggttttcaaggcaagagacgtttggaggtggtttgccactgcctgcctctgtgtgggctgagagagttctgagagaactgtgactggcccacggtcacgcagcaggcttcatgtggaggagcggggaatcgaacccagttctccagattagagtccgccgctcttaaaaactatgccatgctggctcctaagctgGAATGGTGTGTGTCAGGGGGTGTTAAGTTGCAGTCCCCAGTTTGCTTCAGAGTTGGCAATTCCAGGACCTGAAAGGGCTTTTCTTTTTTCATAGGCAAGCTGATGTTCATTAGGATTACTTCAGAAGTGGGAACAGTTTACTGTTGTCTGTCTTAACATATTCTTGCCCATTCgcagaaaaaacaaaacagctgctTTTCAGAGGAGCCCAAGCTTACATGGATAGCAAGTGGGATGGAAGCACAGTGGGAGCCTGTCTGATTGCACAGTATCCAGCAGCAGGCAGACCGGAAGCATGTTCTCAGTATTCTTGCAATGGACAGATGTTAATTGGGCAGGATGGGAAACTTCGACAGCCCCGCCCAAGAGAAACAGGTAAGTGAACTGAATGCTGGTGTGGTTGATTCCTCCTGCTTGCCTTCAGTAATTGGCTTACAGTGTGGAAGTACCCACGGGCCAAGCAGGAGTAGTAATAGCGTATATgttataagccgctttgggcaGGTttcctggaaaggcagcatagaaatgttcaaaataaataaaatacttattGATTGAGCTGAGATTATCCCCATTTCATCCCCATTTTATCCTACAACAGCCCTgtcaggtaggtcaggctgagcaaaagagtgactgccccaaggtctcTTTGATAGAgaaaacataacataagaacatcaggaaggccatgctggatcagaccaaggcccaccaagtccatcagtctgttaccacagtggccaacctggtgcctctaggaagcccacaaacgactgcagcagcattatcctgcctgtgttccaaaatacctaatgtaataggcatgctcctctgatcctggagagaataggtatgcatcatgattagtatccattttaactagtagacatgaatacccctttcctccattgcaACGTAGTCTGTATATGTGACGAAATGGCTGTGGAGTTCAGGTCCCGCCTTAGAATGAGCTCTATTTTAGTAATTCCGTTTTTGACTAGGAAGAGCAAACTTTACAGTGTGTGTGGTAACATTGATTCTGTACAACAGCTCTTCCTCCCAGTCACCATTATTTTGTACTGGGGAGGAAATGCAGTAGCTGTCGATATGCTGTAAGGAATGTGCCTCTGACATTCAGCGTCACCTGTATGttggatattttttaaaatactgatttGGGGAAGACTGGGAGCTCTGCCCTCTTCTTTGTTGGAGGCTGCACCTAcctaaacaaaccaaaaaacaatAGCAAGGCATGTAAGCCCCATGCGACTGGGGTATGTGCTGTTGTCACTGAGAAGGGAGTTGCAGGATTGCAAAGGCTTAAAATGTTGCTTGAGGTCCCCAATCAGTTTGAAGTTGTGGAtgcctcaggaggcggagccagccacaaagtggcACCCACAGCTTAGCTTCAGTCGCACAGGGTAGATCCTTTTGTTGTGCTGGCACCTGCTGTTAaagcagtgttttttaaaaaaaattctgcacagccaatcaaatctccaatggccagtcagaagcctcgatgggcaaaagccccacctgtctaaaaacacctggtgggcaccatgttgatGGACCTGTGCTCTGTGTATTGGAGGCTGTGTAACAAAGCTCTAAAATTGCCCTTCTTTCAGAATTTTACTAAGACTAGtggaattgtaagctgcttgtGAGGACTGTGGTCTACATTCTAGTgggttccttttttttaatatatattttttattgtttttcagaaattactatacatctcatttgacaatgcaTCCTATATGTCAATCtttgaatcaataaaaaattaaaaagttattaggtgtatgtcttccaTATTAAATACAATTAGTTATAATTGACTttcccaccgacttcctccctccctacattaatctggtatctcctttgtattaatattttctaatcctaataggttattattttaatgttatattttccccttatttaatacatttcgctaagtaatattaatataatattaataatataaggagaaaaaagaagaaattattaaagaaataaaaaaacagaCAGAACAAAACACATTGACATAATTTTCTCCCGTCAGTCATCTCTGTCAAATTATAATGGATTAGATCTTAAGAAACTTTATttaccccaaaataaaaaaatagtttaaTATTGTTATTCCTCTactcccccctttcccatattaagagtcaaactggtattcttccggctttcctAGCCCTTCTTTTTgagctttttcttctgtctggagtttctgttgccatctgtatgctttcttgaagtggcCTCTTGTCTGTAACAATCTTCACCTATTGCTCCTTGGGCGGTtgattcttctttttgtattcctgTAGTAGGGTCTGTcagctcattatttcttgtcaaaaagtttttgatatcttccaaGGAGTTGACAGCATGTTTAACCTGTTTgtaggtgaaggtaagtccttgtggtagtaaccagctgtattttattcccttgtttcttaATATCTCAGTAAAGTCTTTATAGATGTTTCTCTTTGCAATTAAGTGACGAgggatgtctttgagaattattaacggtgtatcatctacacttagatggTTCTCTAAGACTAGtggaattgtaagctgcttgtGAGGACTGTGGTCTACGTTCTAGTGGGTTCCTGGCGGGGAGACTCTCACAATAACagccctgaagagggtgggatgcCGAGGGCCAGAATCTGTCCTGATTTATCATCCGTAACGCTGTATTTTCAAACAGCAATGGCAGTGGAAGTCTCCAAGCCCTGCTCGTCGTGCGTCAGAGCCATTGACGTCAAAGAGGCGTGCACGCAGTGTGACCGGCCCGTCTGCGAGAACTGCAGCAAACTCTGCAGCTGCTGTAACGCCGTCGCCTGTTCCTCGTGTTCTGTGATAGAGTAAGTGGCCGTGCAGATTCGAGCTCTCTTTTCATGGGGGTTCCTAAGCTCCTTGGCAGcctgcatcaaaatgatcagaaatGGAACGTCCCAAAAGTTCCAGTCGGCGCTAGCATAGCAAGAGCTTCAGGTCCGTAACTGCTGTGTGCAGGGCCTTCTGACCCTGGATAGATTTTGAGCCTTGTTTGTTGtgcatttatttgatttttaaaaaatttgattTATACTCTGCCCTTTCCTAGAGAGGcccggctcagggcagcttacaacaataagTTAACAGAACAatcaataaatagataaaatacaaGGTTAAAACATATAGCGTTCATTAATATTTATatttagaatcataaaatccTAATCTAGCCACAAAATGGCGCCCTAAACAACTCTCCCACCTCACGTATAGTTAAAACTAAAATTCAAGAGGgcgagtcataagaacataagagtcaTCACTGATATAGGTGATGTTGGACCAGGAAGATAATTGGGAGGTCCAAAAgaaagaggggtgggtggggtctAGCACATCCAGTAGGGTCCGGCAGGACTGtactttttatttatatcccgctgtTTCCCCTgttgggactcaaagcggcttgaaacacagttttcctttcctccatcttctgacaacagcaaccctgtgaggtaggccaggctgagagtttgaacaggcccaaggtctcccagcaagcttccatggtagaagtggggattcgagtCCAGGTCTCCCAGGATGCTAGTCCAGCGCTCTATCCACTGTGCCATGCCAGCTGGCTGAAATATCCCGTGAGGGGAGAATGATCGGTCTACCCGAGCGGAGTACCAGTGCTCTGGCGGATGGGAATTTATCCTTGATTTGTCACTTGGACCAAGTGATCAAGGAGCATCTTTTCTATGAGAAGACGGCTACAGCATTTGGGCTTACCTCAGGGCTGGAGAGGAAAGCATGAGAGGAACTGGATAGACTGCTAGCCGTGAAACTCTGAGGTACCAAATATAGATGGAGATCATTGTCCCACAGAAACCCTTGCAAAACAGCAGTTTTTCTTAGAACTGACCCAACTTCTAGCTTTCATGGGGGTTTTTTTTACAACTTTTCATCAGGCAGAATGTTTGGAACTCAGGGTGGAAGAGTGTGATGAAAAAGCCCACTGCCTCCAATCTGTAGTCCTCTGAAGAGTTCAAGGGATTTAAAAAGCTGGCCTGGTGTAAGATTTTGATTAGccctaataataacaataataagggttacccaatgaatttgatttgtggTAGGTTGTTGCCAACAGGAAA
This window contains:
- the SIVA1 gene encoding apoptosis regulatory protein Siva; translated protein: MPKRPCPFGDSAPLQLKTRVRMRELSQGVMGERYRREIFEKTKQLLFRGAQAYMDSKWDGSTVGACLIAQYPAAGRPEACSQYSCNGQMLIGQDGKLRQPRPRETAMAVEVSKPCSSCVRAIDVKEACTQCDRPVCENCSKLCSCCNAVACSSCSVIESDDVDEQILCSGCSTFNA